A single window of Nicotiana sylvestris chromosome 3, ASM39365v2, whole genome shotgun sequence DNA harbors:
- the LOC104239326 gene encoding chaperone protein ClpD, chloroplastic isoform X2, with protein sequence MELTCSSPLSVNSTISFNPQLRRYGSVYPHKRCQTVFSLFPYCPSSSSHITITTATTAACSTSSSTSSLFGISLSHRPCSSIPRKIKRSLYIVSGVFERFTERSIKAVMFSQKEAKALGKDMVYTQHLLLGLIAEDRSPGGFLGSRITIDKAREAVRSIWHDDVEDDKEKLASQDSGSATSATDVAFSSSTKRVFEAAVEYSRTMGHNFIAPEHMAFGLFTVDDGNATRVLKRLGVNVNRLAAEAVSRLQGELAKDGREPISFKRSREKSFPGKITIDRSAEKAKEKNALEQFCVDLTARVSEGLIDPVIGREIEVQRIIEILCRRTKNNPILLGQAGVGKTAIAEGLAINIAEGNIPAFLMKKRVMSLDIGLLISGAKERGELEGRVTTLIKEVKKSGNIILFIDEVHILVGAGTVGRGNKGSGLDIANLLKPALGRGELQCIASTTMDEFRLHIEKDKAFARRFQPVLINEPSQADAVQILLGLREKYESHHKCIYSLEAINAAVQLSARYIPDRYLPDKAIDLIDEAGSKSRMQAHKRRKEQQISVLSQSPSDYWQEIRAVQAMHEVILASKLTENDDASRLNDGSELHLQPASPSTSDEDEPPVVGPEEIAAVASLWTGIPLKQLTVDERMLLVGLDEQLKKRVVGQDEAVAAICRAVKRSRTGLKDPNRPISAMLFCGPTGVGKSELAKALAASYFGSESAMLRLDMSEYMERHTVSKLIGSPPGYVGYGEGGTLTEAIRRKPFTVVLLDEIEKAHPDIFNILLQLFEDGHLTDSQGRRVSFKNALIVMTSNVGSTAIVKGRQNTIGFLLADDESAASYAGMKAIVMEELKTYFRPELMNRLDEVVVFRPLEKPQMLQILDLMLQEVRARLVSLEISLEVSEAVMELICQQGFDRNYGARPLRRAVTQMVEDLLSESFLSGDLKPGDVAIINLDESGNPVVANKSTQSIHLSDANGNPVVTNR encoded by the exons ATGGAATTAACGTGTTCTTCTCCACTTTCTGTGAACTCAACAATCAGCTTCAATCCTCAGCTTCGTCGCTATGGCTCTGTGTACCCTCACAAGAGATGTCAAACCGTGTTTTCGCTTTTCCCATATTGCCCTTCTTCCTCCTCTCATATTACTATTACTACCGCCACTACCGCTGCTTGTAGTACTAGCAGTTCTACTTCGTCCCTTTTTGGAATTTCCCTTTCTCATAGGCCCTGCAGCTCAATTCCTCGTAAAATCAAGCGCTCTTTGTATATTGTCTCTGGAGTGTTCGAGAGATTTACTGAGAGATCAATCAAAGCTGTGATGTTTTCTCAAAAAGAAGCAAAGGCTTTGGGCAAAGATATGGTGTATACACAGCATCTTTTGCTGGGTCTGATCGCAGAGGATCGTAGCCCTGGTGGATTCCTTGGTTCTCGAATAACAATTGATAAAGCCCGCGAAGCTGTTCGGAGCATATGGCATGATGACGTGGAGGATGATAAAGAAAAATTGGCTTCTCAGGACTCCGGTTCTGCTACGTCGGCTACTGATGTGGCGTTTTCTTCAAGTACGAAGCGCGTTTTTGAGGCTGCGGTTGAGTATTCAAGGACCATGGGGCATAATTTTATTGCTCCCGAGCATATGGCCTTTGGTTTGTTTACTGTTGATGATGGTAACGCCACTCGTGTGCTCAAGAG GTTAGGAGTAAATGTAAATCGTTTGGCAGCTGAGGCAGTTTCCAGGCTTCAAGGAGAGCTTGCTAAAGATGGTAGAGAGCCAATTTCATTCAAAAGGTCGCGTGAGAAATCCTTTCCTGGAAAAATAACTATCGACAGATCCGCTGAGAAAGCAAAAG AGAAAAATGCGCTGGAGCAATTCTGTGTAGATCTTACTGCCCGTGTGAGTGAGGGCCTTATAGACCCAGTAATTGGCAGAGAGATTGAAGTTCAGCGAATTATCGAGATTCTCTGCCGTCGAACCAAAAACAATCCTATTCTGCTTGGTCAAGCTGGGGTTGGGAAAACAGCGATAGCCGAAGGGCTGGCGATAAACATTGCTGAGGGAAATATTCCTGCATTTTTAATG AAAAAGCGGGTAATGTCTTTAGACATTGGCCTACTCATTTCAGGTGCAAAGGAGAGGGGCGAACTAGAGGGGCGTGTGACTACATTAATTAAGGAGGTCAAAAAGTCAG GCAATATCATTCTATTCATAGATGAGGTCCACATCCTTGTTGGTGCTGGTACAGTTGGAAGGGGAAATAAGGGTTCTGGTCTTGACATTGCTAATTTGCTAAAGCCAGCACTTGGGCGGGGCGAACTGCAG TGTATTGCATCTACCACCATGGATGAGTTCAGATTGCATATTGAGAAGGACAAGGCCTTTGCCCGAAGATTCCAGCCTGTCTTGATTAATGAACCAAGTCAG GCGGATGCTGTCCAGATACTGTTGGGATTGCGTGAGAAATATGAGTCACATCATAAGTGTATATACAGTTTGGAAGCCATAAATGCTGCTGTGCAACTGTCAGCAAGATATATACCGGATAGGTATCTTCCTGACAAAGCTATTGATCTTATTGATGAGGCTGGTAGTAAATCTCGTATGCAAGCtcacaaaagaagaaaggaacagCAGATATCTGTACTCTCACAATCACCAAGTGATTATTGGCAGGAGATTAGAGCTGTTCAAGCCATGCATGAAGTG ATCTTGGCAAGCAAGCTGACAGAAAATGATGATGCATCTCGTTTGAATGATGGCAGTGAACTTCATTTACAGCCAGCATCACCTTCTACATCTGATGAAGATGA ACCTCCGGTAGTTGGACCTGAGGAAATAGCAGCAGTTGCTTCACTCTGGACAGGCATTCCCCTTAAGCAGCTTACTGTTGATGAAAGAATGCTTCTGGTTGGTCTTGATGAGCAGCTTAAAAAAAGGGTTGTTGGTCAGGATGAGGCTGTTGCAGCCATTTGTCGGGCTGTTAAGAGATCTAGAACTGGTCTTAAGGACCCAAATAGACCAATTTCGGCAATGCTCTTCTGTGGTCCTACTGGAGTTGGAAAATCTGAACTAGCTAAAGCTTTGGCAGCGTCTTATTTTGGTTCT GAATCTGCCATGCTAAGATTGGATATGAGTGAATACATGGAGCGGCATACTGTGAGCAAGTTAATTGGATCGCCTCCTGGTTATGTAGGCTATGGAGAAGGAGGAACACTTACTGAAGCTATCAGAAGAAAGCCCTTCACTGTAGTGCTGCTAGATGAGATTGAAAAGGCTCATCCTGACATATTCAATATTCTCCTTCAGTTGTTTGAAGATGGTCACCTAACAGACTCTCAG GGAAGAAGAGTGTCATTTAAGAATGCCCTGATAGTGATGACTTCTAATGTGGGTTCTACAGCCATAGTAAAGGGTAGACAGAATACTATTGGCTTCTTGCTTGCTGATGATGAATCAGCAGCCTCCTATGCTGGTATGAAAGCAATAGTGATGGAAGAGCTCAAGACATATTTCCGCCCTGAGTTGATGAATAGGCTAGACGAAGTAGTAGTATTCCGTCCTCTAGAGAAGCCCCAG ATGCTCCAGATACTAGACCTGATGCTGCAGGAGGTGAGGGCTAGGCTTGTTTCATTGGAAATAAGCTTGGAGGTGTCAGAAGCAGTAATGGAGCTTATATGCCAACAAGGATTTGACAGAAACTACGGTGCACGCCCTCTTAGGAGGGCTGTTACTCAAATGGTTGAAGATCTCCTGAGTGAATCTTTCCTTTCTGGGGATCTCAAGCCTGGTGATGTTGCTATAATTAATTTAGATGAGTCTGGAAATCCTGTTGTCGCTAACAAGTCAACCC
- the LOC104239326 gene encoding chaperone protein ClpD, chloroplastic isoform X1: MELTCSSPLSVNSTISFNPQLRRYGSVYPHKRCQTVFSLFPYCPSSSSHITITTATTAACSTSSSTSSLFGISLSHRPCSSIPRKIKRSLYIVSGVFERFTERSIKAVMFSQKEAKALGKDMVYTQHLLLGLIAEDRSPGGFLGSRITIDKAREAVRSIWHDDVEDDKEKLASQDSGSATSATDVAFSSSTKRVFEAAVEYSRTMGHNFIAPEHMAFGLFTVDDGNATRVLKRLGVNVNRLAAEAVSRLQGELAKDGREPISFKRSREKSFPGKITIDRSAEKAKAEKNALEQFCVDLTARVSEGLIDPVIGREIEVQRIIEILCRRTKNNPILLGQAGVGKTAIAEGLAINIAEGNIPAFLMKKRVMSLDIGLLISGAKERGELEGRVTTLIKEVKKSGNIILFIDEVHILVGAGTVGRGNKGSGLDIANLLKPALGRGELQCIASTTMDEFRLHIEKDKAFARRFQPVLINEPSQADAVQILLGLREKYESHHKCIYSLEAINAAVQLSARYIPDRYLPDKAIDLIDEAGSKSRMQAHKRRKEQQISVLSQSPSDYWQEIRAVQAMHEVILASKLTENDDASRLNDGSELHLQPASPSTSDEDEPPVVGPEEIAAVASLWTGIPLKQLTVDERMLLVGLDEQLKKRVVGQDEAVAAICRAVKRSRTGLKDPNRPISAMLFCGPTGVGKSELAKALAASYFGSESAMLRLDMSEYMERHTVSKLIGSPPGYVGYGEGGTLTEAIRRKPFTVVLLDEIEKAHPDIFNILLQLFEDGHLTDSQGRRVSFKNALIVMTSNVGSTAIVKGRQNTIGFLLADDESAASYAGMKAIVMEELKTYFRPELMNRLDEVVVFRPLEKPQMLQILDLMLQEVRARLVSLEISLEVSEAVMELICQQGFDRNYGARPLRRAVTQMVEDLLSESFLSGDLKPGDVAIINLDESGNPVVANKSTQSIHLSDANGNPVVTNR; encoded by the exons ATGGAATTAACGTGTTCTTCTCCACTTTCTGTGAACTCAACAATCAGCTTCAATCCTCAGCTTCGTCGCTATGGCTCTGTGTACCCTCACAAGAGATGTCAAACCGTGTTTTCGCTTTTCCCATATTGCCCTTCTTCCTCCTCTCATATTACTATTACTACCGCCACTACCGCTGCTTGTAGTACTAGCAGTTCTACTTCGTCCCTTTTTGGAATTTCCCTTTCTCATAGGCCCTGCAGCTCAATTCCTCGTAAAATCAAGCGCTCTTTGTATATTGTCTCTGGAGTGTTCGAGAGATTTACTGAGAGATCAATCAAAGCTGTGATGTTTTCTCAAAAAGAAGCAAAGGCTTTGGGCAAAGATATGGTGTATACACAGCATCTTTTGCTGGGTCTGATCGCAGAGGATCGTAGCCCTGGTGGATTCCTTGGTTCTCGAATAACAATTGATAAAGCCCGCGAAGCTGTTCGGAGCATATGGCATGATGACGTGGAGGATGATAAAGAAAAATTGGCTTCTCAGGACTCCGGTTCTGCTACGTCGGCTACTGATGTGGCGTTTTCTTCAAGTACGAAGCGCGTTTTTGAGGCTGCGGTTGAGTATTCAAGGACCATGGGGCATAATTTTATTGCTCCCGAGCATATGGCCTTTGGTTTGTTTACTGTTGATGATGGTAACGCCACTCGTGTGCTCAAGAG GTTAGGAGTAAATGTAAATCGTTTGGCAGCTGAGGCAGTTTCCAGGCTTCAAGGAGAGCTTGCTAAAGATGGTAGAGAGCCAATTTCATTCAAAAGGTCGCGTGAGAAATCCTTTCCTGGAAAAATAACTATCGACAGATCCGCTGAGAAAGCAAAAG CAGAGAAAAATGCGCTGGAGCAATTCTGTGTAGATCTTACTGCCCGTGTGAGTGAGGGCCTTATAGACCCAGTAATTGGCAGAGAGATTGAAGTTCAGCGAATTATCGAGATTCTCTGCCGTCGAACCAAAAACAATCCTATTCTGCTTGGTCAAGCTGGGGTTGGGAAAACAGCGATAGCCGAAGGGCTGGCGATAAACATTGCTGAGGGAAATATTCCTGCATTTTTAATG AAAAAGCGGGTAATGTCTTTAGACATTGGCCTACTCATTTCAGGTGCAAAGGAGAGGGGCGAACTAGAGGGGCGTGTGACTACATTAATTAAGGAGGTCAAAAAGTCAG GCAATATCATTCTATTCATAGATGAGGTCCACATCCTTGTTGGTGCTGGTACAGTTGGAAGGGGAAATAAGGGTTCTGGTCTTGACATTGCTAATTTGCTAAAGCCAGCACTTGGGCGGGGCGAACTGCAG TGTATTGCATCTACCACCATGGATGAGTTCAGATTGCATATTGAGAAGGACAAGGCCTTTGCCCGAAGATTCCAGCCTGTCTTGATTAATGAACCAAGTCAG GCGGATGCTGTCCAGATACTGTTGGGATTGCGTGAGAAATATGAGTCACATCATAAGTGTATATACAGTTTGGAAGCCATAAATGCTGCTGTGCAACTGTCAGCAAGATATATACCGGATAGGTATCTTCCTGACAAAGCTATTGATCTTATTGATGAGGCTGGTAGTAAATCTCGTATGCAAGCtcacaaaagaagaaaggaacagCAGATATCTGTACTCTCACAATCACCAAGTGATTATTGGCAGGAGATTAGAGCTGTTCAAGCCATGCATGAAGTG ATCTTGGCAAGCAAGCTGACAGAAAATGATGATGCATCTCGTTTGAATGATGGCAGTGAACTTCATTTACAGCCAGCATCACCTTCTACATCTGATGAAGATGA ACCTCCGGTAGTTGGACCTGAGGAAATAGCAGCAGTTGCTTCACTCTGGACAGGCATTCCCCTTAAGCAGCTTACTGTTGATGAAAGAATGCTTCTGGTTGGTCTTGATGAGCAGCTTAAAAAAAGGGTTGTTGGTCAGGATGAGGCTGTTGCAGCCATTTGTCGGGCTGTTAAGAGATCTAGAACTGGTCTTAAGGACCCAAATAGACCAATTTCGGCAATGCTCTTCTGTGGTCCTACTGGAGTTGGAAAATCTGAACTAGCTAAAGCTTTGGCAGCGTCTTATTTTGGTTCT GAATCTGCCATGCTAAGATTGGATATGAGTGAATACATGGAGCGGCATACTGTGAGCAAGTTAATTGGATCGCCTCCTGGTTATGTAGGCTATGGAGAAGGAGGAACACTTACTGAAGCTATCAGAAGAAAGCCCTTCACTGTAGTGCTGCTAGATGAGATTGAAAAGGCTCATCCTGACATATTCAATATTCTCCTTCAGTTGTTTGAAGATGGTCACCTAACAGACTCTCAG GGAAGAAGAGTGTCATTTAAGAATGCCCTGATAGTGATGACTTCTAATGTGGGTTCTACAGCCATAGTAAAGGGTAGACAGAATACTATTGGCTTCTTGCTTGCTGATGATGAATCAGCAGCCTCCTATGCTGGTATGAAAGCAATAGTGATGGAAGAGCTCAAGACATATTTCCGCCCTGAGTTGATGAATAGGCTAGACGAAGTAGTAGTATTCCGTCCTCTAGAGAAGCCCCAG ATGCTCCAGATACTAGACCTGATGCTGCAGGAGGTGAGGGCTAGGCTTGTTTCATTGGAAATAAGCTTGGAGGTGTCAGAAGCAGTAATGGAGCTTATATGCCAACAAGGATTTGACAGAAACTACGGTGCACGCCCTCTTAGGAGGGCTGTTACTCAAATGGTTGAAGATCTCCTGAGTGAATCTTTCCTTTCTGGGGATCTCAAGCCTGGTGATGTTGCTATAATTAATTTAGATGAGTCTGGAAATCCTGTTGTCGCTAACAAGTCAACCC